Proteins co-encoded in one Arthrobacter alpinus genomic window:
- a CDS encoding GNAT family N-acetyltransferase produces MSTTVRPITEDDYDAVARITADAYLGAGYFDSAEYPYMKQIMRVGERAAAAPMIVAERDGVVIGSATLAVYGDVWADIALEDELEFRLLVVDPAVQRSGAGRKMVEWILEHARGLEGIRAVSLTTGDDWHTAHALYQKLGFTRAPARDWPIPENGKMLRVYRMAL; encoded by the coding sequence ATGAGCACCACAGTTCGCCCCATCACCGAAGACGACTACGACGCCGTTGCCCGGATTACGGCCGATGCCTACCTCGGGGCAGGGTACTTTGACAGTGCCGAGTACCCGTACATGAAACAGATCATGCGGGTGGGGGAGCGGGCGGCTGCGGCGCCCATGATCGTGGCGGAGCGGGACGGGGTGGTGATCGGCTCGGCGACGCTGGCCGTATACGGTGATGTCTGGGCGGACATCGCACTCGAAGATGAGCTCGAATTCCGGCTCCTCGTAGTGGACCCGGCGGTGCAGCGCAGCGGTGCCGGCCGCAAGATGGTGGAGTGGATCCTGGAGCATGCCCGTGGCCTCGAAGGCATCCGGGCCGTGAGCCTGACCACTGGCGACGACTGGCACACAGCCCACGCGCTGTACCAAAAACTGGGGTTTACTCGCGCTCCGGCGCGTGATTGGCCCATCCCGGAGAACGGCAAGATGTTGCGGGTCTACCGGATGGCACTTTAG